A stretch of Vigna angularis cultivar LongXiaoDou No.4 chromosome 4, ASM1680809v1, whole genome shotgun sequence DNA encodes these proteins:
- the LOC108322264 gene encoding DNA-directed RNA polymerases II, IV and V subunit 9A has translation MSTMKFCRECNNILYPKEDRDQKILLYACRNCDHQEVADNFCVYRNEIHHSVGERTQVLQDVAADPTLPRTKSVRCTQCNHGEAVFFQATARGEEGMTLFFVCCNPNCGYRWRD, from the exons ATGAGTACTATGAAATTTTGCCGTGAATG TAACAACATTCTCTACCCTAAAGAAGACAGAGATCAGAAGATTCTTCTCTACGCTTGCCGCAACTGCGACCATCAg gAGGTTGCGGATAACTTCTGTGTATACAGGAATGAGATACATCATTCTGTTGGAGAGCGCACTCAAGTGTTGCAGGATGTAGCTGCAGATCCAACGCTTCCTCGGACCAAGTCTGTTCGCTGCACTCAGTGCAATCATGGTGAAGCTGTCTTTTTCCAG GCAACAGCAAGAGGGGAAGAAGGAATGACACTTTTTTTCGTTTGCTGCAATCCAAACTGTGGATACCGATGGAGAGACTGA
- the LOC128196208 gene encoding uncharacterized protein LOC128196208: MQGNKSVVRLKSTRFPLEVNTKTLKYNAQDGTTGFSSETTYSLGDTVVTINITQEICSGRVKTVYVDISEDTGKGSFAKLSMRVTRNKRYGILCNYMNTLFGGSYNSVKENYCAPPLPEREMVHYICGENGCGGCFTLEKKKEEYGTVVRVQATHDFMVGEETMHMKVKIKNDDKGREEEGLNVEVEGPVKLTKDYVNHVVSGMRKKMLSAIETSTVSLAKNGTVQDSSKDGGREIDSRVKLTMSRVRSYEPKP; encoded by the coding sequence ATGCAAGGAAATAAGAGTGTTGTGAGGCTCAAATCTACCCGTTTTCCGTTGGAAGTCAACACCAAAACACTGAAATACAACGCCCAGGATGGAACCACCGGGTTCTCTTCGGAAACCACATACTCCCTCGGTGACACCGTCGTAACTATCAACATAACCCAAGAGATTTGCTCCGGTCGTGTAAAAACCGTGTACGTCGACATCTCCGAGGACACTGGTAAGGGTTCTTTCGCTAAACTGAGCATGCGAGTCACGAGAAACAAGAGGTACGGCATTTTATGCAATTACATGAACACCTTATTCGGGGGATCCTATAATTCGGTTAAGGAGAATTACTGTGCGCCACCATTACCGGAGAGAGAAATGGTTCATTATATTTGCGGTGAAAATGGTTGCGGAGGATGTTTCACtctggagaagaagaaggaggagtATGGTACGGTAGTAAGAGTGCAGGCGACGCACGATTTCATGGTTGGCGAAGAAACCATGCAcatgaaagtgaaaataaagaatgacgataaaggaagagaagaagaagggttGAATGTTGAAGTGGAAGGACCGGTGAAGCTTACAAAGGATTATGTGAACCATGTGGTTTCGGGAATGAGGAAGAAGATGCTAAGTGCGATTGAGACAAGTACGGTTTCACTTGCTAAAAACGGCACCGTTCAAGATTCGTCTAAGGATGGTGGCCGAGAAATTGACAGTCGTGTAAAATTGACAATGTCTCGCGTAAGGAGTTATGAACCCAAACCATGA
- the LOC108322284 gene encoding uncharacterized protein LOC108322284: MQMHGNTPNANTNVMWLKSGPLNVYSDKKRYMNNQTGEECVVRCISYLVGKRYLVFTITETYRSDSVILVYVEVKVEYGRGSSAILRLWFTANDRYGVLSSMHTNLSGSFELVRQNYRVPPLPDTELACYFCRETVGKDNGNTVMCGDGERVTRLHGWRRKCG; this comes from the exons ATGCAGATGCACGGAAACACACCAAACGCAAACACTAACGTGATGTGGCTCAAGTCTGGGCCGTTGAATGTGTACAGTGATAAGAAGAGATACATGAATAATCAAACGGGTGAGGAGTGTGTGGTAAGGTGCATTTCATACTTAGTGGGGAAGCGATATCTGGTTTTCACCATAACTGAGACGTACAGAAGCGACAGTGTAATCTTAGTATACGTGGAGGTGAAGGTGGAATACGGAAGGGGTTCTTCTGCCATTCTGAGACTGTGGTTCACAGCAAACGACAGGTACGGTGTTCTGAGTAGCATGCACACTAATCTATCTGGTTCCTTTGAATTGGTTCGGCAGAACTATCGTGTGCCACCTTTGCCAGACACGGAACTTGCGTGTTACTTTTGTCGTGAAACAG tCGGCAAAGACAACGGTAATACGGTAATGTGTGGAGATGGTGAAAGGGTTACACGGCTTCATGGTTGGCGACGAAAGTGTGGCTAA